In the genome of Tursiops truncatus isolate mTurTru1 chromosome 21, mTurTru1.mat.Y, whole genome shotgun sequence, one region contains:
- the CLDN23 gene encoding claudin-23 produces MRTPVVMILGMVLAPCGLLLTLTGTLTPGWRLVKGFLDQPVDLVLYQGLWDICREQSSSERQCGQPDDLRYFAAEPVRVARGLMITSLAATALGLLLATVGVRCWQDEPHFALAGLSGVVLFAAGLLSLIPVSWYNHFLEDRAVLPAQSSPVTVQVGYSLVLGYLGSCLLLLGGFSLALSFAPWCAERCRSCRKVPPGRARRSSISTVYVDWPEPALTPAIKYYSDGQHRPRPVQLGAASQRKAGFPMPRPPPKAYSNPVEVLDGEKAPESHHGGSSRSTRSCGSALPCDSDL; encoded by the coding sequence ATGAGGACGCCGGTGGTGATGATTCTGGGCATGGTGCTCGCACCCTGCGGGCTGCTGCTCACCCTGACCGGCACGCTGACGCCCGGCTGGAGACTGGTGAAGGGCTTCCTTGACCAGCCGGTGGACTTGGTGCTGTACCAGGGCCTGTGGGACATATGCCGCGAGCAGAGCAGCAGCGAGCGCCAGTGCGGTCAGCCAGACGACTTGCGCTACTTCGCCGCCGAGCCCGTGCGGGTGGCGCGGGGACTCATGATCACGTCGCTGGCCGCCACGGCCCTGGGGCTACTGCTGGCGACGGTCGGCGTGCGCTGCTGGCAGGACGAGCCCCACTTCGCGCTGGCCGGCCTCTCCGGCGTCGTGCTTTTCGCCGCGGGCCTCTTGAGCCTCATCCCAGTCTCCTGGTACAACCACTTCTTGGAGGATCGCGCCGTCCTGCCCGCCCAGTCCAGCCCGGTCACCGTGCAGGTCGGCTACAGCCTGGTGCTGGGCTACCTGGGCAGCTGCCTGCTGCTGCTGGGCGGCTTCTCGCTGGCGCTCAGCTTCGCGCCTTGGTGCGCCGAGCGCTGTCGCAGCTGCCGGAAGGTGCCTCCAGGCAGGGCGCGCCGCAGCAGCATCAGCACCGTGTACGTCGACTGGCCGGAGCCCGCGCTCACGCCGGCCATCAAGTACTACAGCGACGGCCAGCACCGGCCGCGGCCCGTCCAGCTCGGCGCCGCCAGCCAGCGCAAGGCCGGCTTCCCGATGCCCCGGCCGCCGCCCAAGGCCTACAGCAACCCGGTGGAAGTGCTCGATGGGGAGAAGGCTCCCGAATCCCACCACGGCGGGTCCTCCCGCAGCACCCGGTCATGCGGCAGCGCACTGCCCTGCGACTCCGACCTGTAG